The Bdellovibrio bacteriovorus DNA segment CAAACAGGACACTTGCTTCCGCGGCGATATCAAAGTCCTGGTGGATGGAAAAACGGCGTCGGTGGCCGAGATGGTCGCACAAGCTCTTAAAGAATTTAAAAAAGCCCCCCTATTAGGAAGTCCTAGTCGCGGCCAAATGCTTGTGGGCGTTTGGTATCCGCTGAATGAGGTAGGACCGGGAGTGGAGATCTCAATCCCGGAAGCTCTGTACCTCAGCCACAACAAGTACAAAATCGAAGGGCAGGGTGTCGAGTTAGATAAAGTTCTCTATTACAACTTGAATGAGATGCAGGCGGGAATAGACTCCTGGGTAAAGCGTGCTCTAGATTGAAGGCTGTTGAAAAAGGCCCATCCGACTGCGTTGTCGGTCGGGCTTTGTCCTCGCTCCGACGTGCTGCTAGCACGCCATCGCTGCGGGAAAGTCCTCCGCCTTGAGGCTGAAGCTTTTTGAACAGCCTTCGATAGGTTGCTGAAACTGGCCTTGGAGTTAGTTTTGCGGTTTGGCAGTTAATTTTTTCGTCTTGAAATGAGATGATCATTTTAATACGTCAAACATCTTTTGTTCGGCTGTTCAGCTCTTTTGCAGCGAGCGAGAATAAGATAGACTTATAGACGGCACAGTCCTCGCACTAATGAGTAATATCATTTTACGAGGGGAAACATATGAGGAATGCAAGCGTGATTGAATTTCCAAAAGCTCAGTCAGTAAGAAAAAGATTGCAGGATAAAGCTCAAGAGCAAAAAGCAGTTCTTGTTCTTTCCATTGCTTCCGTACTCATTATGTCTGTTTTCCTGAATCAGTGGTTGGTCCAAGGGCCAGAAACATTAACCACAAATGGCAATCGTGGTGTCGCTAGTATTGAATCAGCGGCATTGGCCAAAGATGTGAAGTGGGAACAAGACCTCGCTAAGAAATTAGCGTCGGATAAAAACGCTGTGGCCGGCAGTTTGGCCGTTGCACCCACTCTTCGTGATGAATTGATCTTTGGATTTTTGGAAGGTCGTTACGGTATGAAGCTCGCTCAAGGCAAAATCGAAAGCCTTGAGTTCATCGATGCTCAAGCCGGTGATCAGCCAATGGCTATTTCTGATAAAGCAGAGTTCTTAACGAAGTATTCCGAAGCTTTCGGCATTGGTTTTGACCAAGTCAGCTTGGCGCAAAACTCAGCGGAAGGTCCAGTGTACTCTTTGATCTCTGAATCTAAAGAAATCGTTGGTCGCGCGCAGTTCGTGACAGATGAACAAGGTCGCGTTTCGGCGATCAATTTTACACAATAATTGCTTTAGTCTTTCCTGTCCCAAGCCGATACGATCCATATGGTATTTCGCGATCTATCGGCTCCACAGTCTACTCCATCTTCGAATGAAAAAACCGCGACACCGATTGCTTCGGTGTCGGATCGTTTTATCGCCCTTGTCTTGGACTTTCTGATTTTTTCTCCGGTGATCAGTTTAATTATTTCGGGATTGGTTCGTCAGACAAAAACGTATTTTCTTTTAGATGTCTCTTCAGCGGAAGGAATGATTTCAGCGACGTTGGTTATTGCCGTTGCGATCTTCTTTATATGCTTATTGCAAACGGTGTTTTTGTATTATTGGCAGGCAACTCCCGGGCAGCTCTTTATGCAAATGCGTGTGGTGTCTTTTCCTCACGCACAGAATCGGCTTTCAATAAATCAGTGTGCGACCCGCGCTTTTTTGTGGTGCACTGGATTCTTGGTTCTAGCTATTCCATTTTTAGAAGTCGTCAGCCATCCATTGCGTCGCGCTTTCCATGAAAGAGCTTCCGACACCATGGTCATGACTTTGAAACATGTTCCTGATGACGGCCCTCATCCTCTGGAATCAAAATTCATCGCATCTTGGATGCGCATGAGCTTTTTATTTTTACTATTATTTATCGTGATCGGTTTCTTTAAAACATATCATTCTCTTCAAGTCGGGGAGTATGCCTCGAAAGAAAACCGCAGTGTGGCTTCGTGTAAAGAAATTAAAAGTACCGAGTTGACGACGTCTTCACGAATGGATGCGGCTTTGGTGCTTTATCTCTTAAATGAAATCTCTCCTGAGTGTTTAAGCAAAGAAGCGGATGTGTCTTTGTGGAGTGACCCGGTCGCGTCTCAGGATCTAGCGTATCTGGCAAAGTATTTAACGGCATCAGAGTCGGAGCAGGAAAAGTATTTCGATAAAATCTGTGAAGACTCTTCTTCACCAACTTGTGCGACAGCTCGTTATATGTTGGAAGATGGAGAAAAAGAAGAGCTAGATCATGCGGATCCGAAACTGTGGATTACTCAGCTTCTAAAATCTGATGAAAAGTACGCCGAACAAGATTTCGTCGCAAGTCTTGCTTTAATCGAAGAGTTGCAGAAAGTGCCAGCGCTAAAAGCAGCATTGGAAAAACGTTTTGTCCGTTCGGTGTGGGGCCTTAATGAGATGGCCTATGCGCATCCTAAAAAGAAGGGACGTGTTCCTGCCAGTGCCTCGGATGAATCTTTCATTGAGACTTTCAAAGAAAGATACGAGGTTCCATGATTTTCCCAGCTCCCGAAGATTTTAGAAGTTATACACGCTACCCACTAACGATCACGCTTGTGGTGTTGAATGTATTTATCTTCTTATTGATCTTTAGTGGTGCACCGAATTCAATTTCTTCAGCAAGTCTTTTGCAAAAAGACGGTCTGACTTTGACGGGCCGACTTTACTACCAATATCTTCAAACTTTACCTGCAGAACTTCTTTATGAGAAGCCAGCGTGGGTGCATGAAGTGACATCGAACAATGTCGAACAATTGGGTGTTTTAGGGGCTTACGCCCTTCGCGACGCTCGTTATTTAGCGACGGCGGAAACCTGGGCCTATAAGGGCGATGAAATTCAAATCAATCAGTGGCGTTCCGACATTCAAGAGTTTCGAAAGAAGTATCAGGAACAACTTTTATTTCGATTTGGTCTGAGTTCTTATGAAAAAGGCGGGCTTTCTTGGGTGACCTATCAGTTCTCGCACTCAAACTGGATTCATTTAATTTCAAACTTAGCTTTCTTGGCCGTGATTGGCATTGCGGTCGAAGCCTTAGTGGGAAGTGGAGCCTTGCTCTTTCTATACATGCTCGGCGGTATTGCTGGGGGCGCAGGCTTTTTATTCTCTGAGGCTCATGGAACAGTCCCGATGGTGGGGGCGAGCGCCTCAATCAGTGCGCTTCTCGCATTTTACTGCGTGGCTGAAACTCGAAAACGCATTCGTTACCTTTATTTCGTTTCGCCCATGCCCGGGCACTACGGTCCGATTTATTTACCGACCCTGCTGATCATTCCCTTATTCTTGCTTGTAGACCTTGCTAATTTCTGGTCGACACCTGAGGGCTTAGGGGGAGGGGTGGCCTACGCTGCTCATCTTGGCGGCACATTCTTAGGCGTTTTCGTGGCGCTTCTTTATCGTTGGAAAGCTCCGACGAGTTCGGTTTTAACTCAATCCTGACATTGTAATTAATATATAGCCGTTGACAGTTCTATTACGCTTGAGACACATTGGGACCCCAGAGGCTGTAAAATCACCCACAAACGAAATGGTGGACCCGAATGAAGCTATTGAAGCTCATTAAGTCAGTGATTGTTCTTACATTATTATCCGTTGGCGTTGCGAATGCGTCGCAATCGACAGTGATCCCGTACTACGGTGAAGAATTCTACCGTGATCTTAAAGCGGGCGTTTCCAACAGAGATCTACAAACAAGATTAAAAGCCGTTCTTAGAAGCTACCACGTACAACGTGCCGGAGCTTTAGACATGATCGTGAAGAGCTGCCAGGCCGGACAAGGCAAATGTTACGCTCACAGCGCGATCGGTTATGGTGCTGCCAGAGTCTTCTTGTTGGGCAACTACTACCTAGTAAAAGATGGCAACAATGGTTATGCCGTTCACGATGTTTACTGTGATAAAGATAAAAGACGTGCTGACTTCAGAGGCACTCCTCCAGCACCCGGCCGCATTCCAGATAATGGCGTGATCAATGTTGAGCACACGTGGCCACAAAGCCATTTCACTCGCAGATTCCCAGATGAAGTGCAGAAATCAGATCTTCACCATCTTTTCCCAACAGATTCACAATTGAACTCTATCCGTGGGAACAATCCTTTTGGTGAAGTGTCGCAAGATTTGATGGACTTAAAATGCCCGGCTTCACGATTTGGTTTGGGCACGGCGGGTTCTGATGAGGTTTTCGAACCACCGACGGCTCACAAAGGGAACGTAGCACGTGCTTTGTTCTACTTTTCGATCCGTTATGATCTTCCGATTGATCAGCGCGAAGAAGTTGTTCTTCGCAAATGGCATAACGAAGACCCGGTTGATGAAGAAGAGATGAGAAGAAACAACGAAATCTTCAAAGCTCAAGCAAACCGAAATCCCTTCATCGATTTCCCAGAGTTGGCTGACAAAATCGCTGACTTCTAAACTGAACATAATAAATTTTTGAATTACAAAAGCCCGTCGACCACGGGCTTTTTGTTTTTTGCATTCACTTGTTCGAAGAATTCAATAAATTTCTTAAAAAAACTGAAATTAGACTCTTGCAATGCTGAAATTGTTGTGTTGCAATCATTTCTACGGGAGGGGTGATACCACGGAAGGTCTCGGGGAGCATGATGTTCTCACCTCTATTTTTCTTTTATAAATGAATAACCCACGGTAGAAATACCGTGGGTTTTGTTCTTTTTGGGGTCTATTATGAATCAAGGCACAGCTTTAATGATAGTCGATGCTCAGGTGAATATGTTTGATCCGAAAAGACCCGTCTTTGAAGCCGAACATCTGTTGGAACGTCTTAAAAAGTTGCTTTCCTTAGCCCGCGCATCCGGCACCCAAGTTGTTTTTGTTCAAAATAATGGCACGGCCGGTGAGCCTGATGAACCCCGCACCCCAGGCTGGTTGATTCATCCCGAGCTAGAGATCGCCATCGGCGACCTGATCATTCAAAAAACCGAGTGCAGTGCCTTTGCTGAAAATGATCTAGAAAAACGCCTGAAGCAGATGGGAATTAAAAAGCTCATCATCGCAGGTTTGCAGTCTGAATATTGCGTAGTCACGAATTGTGAAAAGTCCCTCGAGGCGGGATTCGAAGTGATTCTGGTTTCCGATGCCCACAGCACTTATGATTCTGCCACTCAAAAAGCCTCGGAAATCATCGCCAGCATCAATGCGAAACTTCGCGATAAAGTGGATTTGTGGCGTGTGGATGACGTCGCTATCTAAGTGGAATAAAAAAAGGCTTCGTATCACTACGAAGCCTTTTTAGTTTTAAAAGAGTTTCGAAACTATTCTTCCGCGGGAGCAAAACCACGACGAAGAGTGTTCTCTGTCACGGCCGCTGGCTCCATGTATTGTTTCAAGTAATCAGGGCCGCCGGTTTTAGAACCGATACCCGACATTTTGAAACCACCGAATGGATGACGATCCACCATCGCACCGGTGATGCCACGGTTGATGTACAAGTTACCCACTTCGAATTCTTCTTTAACGCGTGCGATGTTGGCAGGGCTTCGAGAGAAAACACCACCAGTCAAAGCGTACTCTGTGCTATTGGCGATTTCCAAAGCTTGATCCAAGTTTTTAGCACGGATTACTGCTACCACCGGACCGAAGATTTCGTTTTGCGCTAGTTTCGAATCACCAGCAACGTCACCGAAGATTGTTGGTGGAACAAAGAACCCGTTCGTCGGCGCTTGGCCTTTGAACAGAAGTTTCTGCGTTTTTTCGTTTTCGGCAATCGTGTTCATGATGCGCTCATGCGCTTCTTGATCTACCACAGGACCCATATAGGCCTTTGGATTTTCTGCCGCAAGGACCGAGATTGACTTCGCCGCTTCGACCAAACGATCTGTGAAACGATCGTAAACTTCATCAAGAACGATCACACGGCTTGCTGCTGAACACTTCTGACCGCTAAAGCCAAAAGCAGAGTACAAGACACCATCCACGGCTTCATCAAGATCCGCATCGTTATCGATGATCACGGCATTTTTACCGCCCATCTCGATAATGCATCTCTTTACGTGAGTTTGGCCGGGTTGAACATGAGAAGCTCGGTTCAGGATATGAAGACCGACAGCTTTAGAGCCTGTGAATGCAATTGTTGTTGTGAATTTGTGGTTCACAATATGTTCGCCCACTTCTTCACCGAAACCAGGAAGGAAGTTGATAACACCCGCCGGGAAGCCCGCCTCTTGAACAAGCTTCATCAAACCATAAGCCACCACAGAAGATTGTTCTGCAGGTTTCATCACCACGGTATTTCCAGTCACCGCCGCGGCCGTCACCATGCCGGCTAAAATCGCCAACGGGAAGTTCCAAGGAGCAATAACGGCAGTTACACCACGAGATTTATAGATGTAGTGAGAAAGTTCACCAGGCAATCCACCCACGCGCAACGGCTTTTGCAGGTGGCGCATGTCGCGAGCGTAGTAACGACAGAAGTCGATGGCTTCCGCAACATCACCATCGGCTTCGGCCCATGGTTTACCGACTTCCATCACCTGAGTTGCGATCAATTTGAATTTATCGCGAACCATCAAGTCAGCAAGCTTATCAACCAAAGCCGCACGCTGCTCACAAGGCACATTCTTCCAAGTTTTGTAAGCAGATTGCGCGGCCTGCATTGCTTGTTCGGCATGTTCGACAGAGGCCATGTTGATCTTACCAACCACTTGGGAAGATTCAGAAGGATTCACGCGATCAAAGTTTTTATCCGTGCGAATTTCTTTGTTGTTGATCACAACAGGAACATTCACGGGCAAAGACGCCTTCATGTCAGCCAGCGCTTTGAGCATCTTTTCGCGATCTGCTTTCACAGCGAAATCAAGAAGAGGTTCATTATAGAACTTGCCTGGTTTTTTAGGAAGGATCGGAGATGTCGGAGTCAAACCTTGAGCAGGGTCTTTCAAAAGTTCTGCTGTTGTTTTGTTATCCGCGAATTTTCCACGCAACCAAGATTCGTTGGATGAGTTCTCAAGCAAACGGCGAACGAGGTAAGCCATGCCCGGGATCAATTCACCTACGGGAGCATACTCACGCATGCGGTAACCCATGTCGACGATAGTTTTCTTAATCGGCTCAGCCATTCCGTAAAGCATTTGGAATTCCAAAGCTTCTTTTGGAATATTCAATTTTTCAGCATAGACCATACAAGCCGCGATAGTTCTGACGTTATGAGACGCAAAAGCCGGGCGGATGTATTTGATGTTTTCAAGGAAGTACTTCGCGCACACTTCGTAGTTGGCGTCGGACTCGGCTTTGTTCGTGTAAACAGGAACGGGCCAGCCGCGTTGTTCAGCTTCAATAGTTTCGTAGTCCCAGTAAGCACCCTTCACTAGGCGAACCCAGAATGGAGTGCCGCGAGTTTTTGCGAAGTCTGTCAACATTTTGCAGTCTTCGAAAGAATCACGAAGGTAAGCTTGGATCACGATACCGAAGTATTTGTAGTTTTTAAATTCAGGCTCATTGATAAGCTCTGTGAAAACTTCCAAAGTCAGGTGTTTTACAGAGTACTGTTCCATATCCAGATTGATGAACACGCCTTTTTGCATTCCCAAACGGAATACCGGACGCATACGATCTTTCAAGATTTTCTTCGTTTCATCCCAAGCTGTGTCTTTGATTTGCGAGTAAAGTGCTGTCATTTTCACAGACACGTTTACTTTCGGCATTGCACCTTCATGATCGCGATCAATCTGTGGAACTTCATCCCACTTTTCAGCGTCTTTCGCGAGCCAGTTCACAAGTTCCACGTATTTGTTCGTGTACTCTTGCGCTTCTTTTTCAGAAAGAATGGCTTCACCCAAGATGTCGACAGTGAAAGTCATTTTGTTTTTGCGCGCTTTTTTCAGTACCGGCAACGCCTCGTCAGGGTTTTCACCCGTGATAAACATTTGCGCCATACCCACGACGTTTTTCTTAATAGCACCGGCCATCAAGCCCGGAGCCAAAGAACCCAATCCCAAACCCACGTTGAAAACAGGAGGAAGTTTTCCGCCATCTTCAGCAAAGTATTCCTTCAAGTGGCGAGCGACTTCATCACCCGAGTTGATAGAAGGAAGTACGTCCACAAAGCGGAACATGTTGGTTTTGAATTTTTCATTTTTCATACTCCATTCCATGATGGAGCCGTACCAGAAATCTTTTGAGAAAATGGAAGCCTTTGACTGGCCTTCCATACGCTTCATAATCTCTTCGCCGCGCGCGACGATTTGCGATTGGATGTCGTTCATATTTTTACCTCAATGAGAGGGCCGCATATTCCCTCTAGGGAAGTAAAAACTCAAGTAATTTGCAGGAACAAAGTCGGGGAGATTTGATAGAATTGGACCAAGGCGTCATAGAGTGAAAACGCCTTGGATTTATAGCGAATTAAACGACTTTCCAGCTGTGTTTCATCTTTCCTGGAATTTCAGCTTCCAGAAGATCGCCTTTTTTAAAGGCACCCACACCCGGAGGAGTCCCTGTAAGAAGTAAATCCCCGGGCATCACCGGGAAGTGGGTACGCACAAACTGAAGCAGCTCTTCAAAGCCAAAGATCATTTGGGACGTGTTGCCTTGTTGGCGAAGCTCGCCGTTCACCTTCAAGACGATATCCAGATTTTTAAGATCCTCTAAGTCAGAAACCGGAAAAAACTCAGAAAGGGGACAGGCGCCTTTGAAGCTTTTTGCTAAGGTCCAAGGCTGGCCTTTCGCTTTCAGCTGGTTTTGTTTTTCGCGATCCGTAAGATCTAAAGCAATGCAAGCCGCATCGATTTGCAAGTTGTCATCAAACTGCAAAGCCAGCTCTGTTTCGTAGTGCAATTCATTTTTCCAAGAGGGGAGATGAAGCTCTTTCGCTGCTAAAGTAGCGCAGCTTCCCGCCTTTAAAAACAACAAAGGTTCTGTCGGCACTTCGTTGCCAAGCTCTTTTGCGTGTTCAGCGTAATTGCGACCCACAGCCCAGATATTTTGAATCATAAATGCACCCTTTTAAATTCGATAAACTCAAAGACACCATCGCTTTTCACTTCAAAGCCCACGTACTGACAGGGGCTCCAGTGAGAATATTCTGAATCCGAAAAATCTTTATCACTGGGAACTACGGCTAATGCTTCCACCACCAAATCATAATGCGAACACAAGAAAACCACGGCCTTTTTGTTTTCAGCCAAACGCTCAAAAAGTTTCTGGATACGTGAGCGAAACTCCGACAAGTTTTCGTCACCTTGTTGCTCTAAAAGCTCATCTGTATTTTGTAAGGGAAGATCGAAGTGCTGAGCCAAAGGACGGAACGTGCTATGGGTGCGCTTCTTCGGGGACACCCAAAGCTCTGTCGGCGTCGGCAATTCTTTTTTGAGCACCTTGTCGAGAAGTTTTGACGCCTGAGCATGACCCTCGGCCGTCAAATCCGGATCGCCTGAAAAATCCATAGCTTTTTGTGCATGTCGAAAGAGGTAGATCTTCATCGGGGTGCGCTCTCTTATACTTGAATTTATTGGGTGGCCCTGTTACGTTGCGATTTAGTTTTCCATAAGGTCTGGGAGTTTGTCATGAGTAAAGAGCGTGTTCATCGTTTTGTTTCTAAAGATTTAACTGTGCGTATTGCCGCAGTGAACGCGACTGAAGTTGTGAAGCATATGCAAGATCTCCAGCACACCTATCCGTTGGCGACAGTGGCGGTGGGCCGCAGCATGGTGGGTGCGATTTTGATGGCGTCCCAATTGAAAGATGGCCAAATGGTCGGTCTTCTTTTCCGTGGGAACGGCGCTTTGCAAAGCGTTTATGCGGAGGCCTCTTATGACGGCCATGTGCGTGGTTACACTCCAAACCCGCAATACCAACCTCCTACTTATGACAATGGATTGAGTTTGAAAGAGGCCATTGGAAACGGCACACTGAGTGTGGCTCGTCATCAGCCTTTCCAAAAACAACCTTTCCATGGAACTGTGGAATTGGTGAGTGGTGAAATCGGTCAGGACATTGCGCACTACTTGCATCAGTCACATCAGATTCGTTCCTTGGTTTCATTGGGTGTGTACTTAGATACTTTTGGTAAAGTGCAGGCCGCGGGTGGCGTGTTGATCGAAGTCATGCCGGGCGTGGAAGAGTCTGTTGTCGAAAAAATTCAACAGAACTACGAAGAGAAAAAGCCTAATATTTCAAAAATGTTGATGGAAGGTGCGAGTCCAGAACAACTGGTGGCTCCATTCATGGATGGAATTCCCTTTGAAGAATTAGAGCATGACAAATCATTAGAGTATTTCTGCCCATGCACAAAAGATCGCGTCGTTCGTGCTCTAGAGACTTTGGGTGAAGAAGAGCTTCAAGATATGATTAACAAGAATGAAGAGGCTGATGTCACTTGTCAGATCTGTGGCAAACCGTACAAGGTCTCTGTTCCTGAAATTCAAGATATCAAAAATAGAATCCATAAAGAATCCATGCATTAGTTTTTGGCGCGAGCGCAGACAGCGCTCGTGCTCTTGTCCGCATCTTTTGCTTTCAAATTCAGTTGCAAATTTCTAACTCAGAAATTTTCCCGGGCTGTGCTACCACATTCTGAGGAGACTTCTATGAAAAAATATTCTTTATTAGCAGCTTTGTTGTTGGCGTCAGTTTCTGCCTCTGCAGGCAGCTCTAGCTATGTTTGTAAGAATTCATCGGGGACAGTCATCATGGATGCAATGGCGTCGGGGCTGGATGGAATTATTAACATTTACTATGAGCGCAACGGAAAGAAACATCACTATCGCGGTGATGTCGCTATAAAACCTGGCTATGCGAAAGACACTCCGCCAGAGAATTTTCTTTTGGCTCTGCCAACAACTAACATCAAAAAAGTGTCCGAGAAGTGCGAACAAATGCACGTCATTCAAGCCGATGGCACCGAATGCTACGGTCGGGAAGCTTGGAATATTGTGACGGAAGTGAATTACCTGATTAGTGCCTCAAATGGAAATGCCGTCTTTACAGATGAAAAACTGGGAGCAGATTCTCAAGTCGAAGGCAAAACAGAGCAGGGGTATATTCATGATCGTTTTAGCTGCCTAGATTCGGGCGTTACAACGGCCGGAGGCTGCTTCGCGGAGGAAGACAGCCAACTGATTGAGTGGGTAGAGATTCCTTGTGATAAGTCCGTTACTTTTTCGTTTTTTTAATGAGCTCTTTCAGGCTTTTTAATTCACGCTCAATATCCGAAGGAATGTGCGTGCCGGAAGAGCCCGTGTATGCCATGGTGACGAGGTCCTGATACTCCTTCAGACATGAAGGCGCGACCTTCGAACCAGGATATTCGGCGACACATTGTTTTAAGTAGAGTTCAGGCAAAGAATAAAAGGCCTTTTGTTCATATCGTCGTTCACAGAAAGAGAGCCAGTATAAAATCTCGGGCTTAAGAGGGGTGTTTGGAT contains these protein-coding regions:
- a CDS encoding Hsp33 family molecular chaperone HslO is translated as MSKERVHRFVSKDLTVRIAAVNATEVVKHMQDLQHTYPLATVAVGRSMVGAILMASQLKDGQMVGLLFRGNGALQSVYAEASYDGHVRGYTPNPQYQPPTYDNGLSLKEAIGNGTLSVARHQPFQKQPFHGTVELVSGEIGQDIAHYLHQSHQIRSLVSLGVYLDTFGKVQAAGGVLIEVMPGVEESVVEKIQQNYEEKKPNISKMLMEGASPEQLVAPFMDGIPFEELEHDKSLEYFCPCTKDRVVRALETLGEEELQDMINKNEEADVTCQICGKPYKVSVPEIQDIKNRIHKESMH
- a CDS encoding RDD family protein → MVFRDLSAPQSTPSSNEKTATPIASVSDRFIALVLDFLIFSPVISLIISGLVRQTKTYFLLDVSSAEGMISATLVIAVAIFFICLLQTVFLYYWQATPGQLFMQMRVVSFPHAQNRLSINQCATRAFLWCTGFLVLAIPFLEVVSHPLRRAFHERASDTMVMTLKHVPDDGPHPLESKFIASWMRMSFLFLLLFIVIGFFKTYHSLQVGEYASKENRSVASCKEIKSTELTTSSRMDAALVLYLLNEISPECLSKEADVSLWSDPVASQDLAYLAKYLTASESEQEKYFDKICEDSSSPTCATARYMLEDGEKEELDHADPKLWITQLLKSDEKYAEQDFVASLALIEELQKVPALKAALEKRFVRSVWGLNEMAYAHPKKKGRVPASASDESFIETFKERYEVP
- a CDS encoding rhomboid family intramembrane serine protease → MIFPAPEDFRSYTRYPLTITLVVLNVFIFLLIFSGAPNSISSASLLQKDGLTLTGRLYYQYLQTLPAELLYEKPAWVHEVTSNNVEQLGVLGAYALRDARYLATAETWAYKGDEIQINQWRSDIQEFRKKYQEQLLFRFGLSSYEKGGLSWVTYQFSHSNWIHLISNLAFLAVIGIAVEALVGSGALLFLYMLGGIAGGAGFLFSEAHGTVPMVGASASISALLAFYCVAETRKRIRYLYFVSPMPGHYGPIYLPTLLIIPLFLLVDLANFWSTPEGLGGGVAYAAHLGGTFLGVFVALLYRWKAPTSSVLTQS
- a CDS encoding endonuclease I family protein, whose translation is MKLLKLIKSVIVLTLLSVGVANASQSTVIPYYGEEFYRDLKAGVSNRDLQTRLKAVLRSYHVQRAGALDMIVKSCQAGQGKCYAHSAIGYGAARVFLLGNYYLVKDGNNGYAVHDVYCDKDKRRADFRGTPPAPGRIPDNGVINVEHTWPQSHFTRRFPDEVQKSDLHHLFPTDSQLNSIRGNNPFGEVSQDLMDLKCPASRFGLGTAGSDEVFEPPTAHKGNVARALFYFSIRYDLPIDQREEVVLRKWHNEDPVDEEEMRRNNEIFKAQANRNPFIDFPELADKIADF
- a CDS encoding fumarylacetoacetate hydrolase family protein → MIQNIWAVGRNYAEHAKELGNEVPTEPLLFLKAGSCATLAAKELHLPSWKNELHYETELALQFDDNLQIDAACIALDLTDREKQNQLKAKGQPWTLAKSFKGACPLSEFFPVSDLEDLKNLDIVLKVNGELRQQGNTSQMIFGFEELLQFVRTHFPVMPGDLLLTGTPPGVGAFKKGDLLEAEIPGKMKHSWKVV
- a CDS encoding isochorismatase family protein; its protein translation is MNQGTALMIVDAQVNMFDPKRPVFEAEHLLERLKKLLSLARASGTQVVFVQNNGTAGEPDEPRTPGWLIHPELEIAIGDLIIQKTECSAFAENDLEKRLKQMGIKKLIIAGLQSEYCVVTNCEKSLEAGFEVILVSDAHSTYDSATQKASEIIASINAKLRDKVDLWRVDDVAI
- the pruA gene encoding L-glutamate gamma-semialdehyde dehydrogenase — translated: MNDIQSQIVARGEEIMKRMEGQSKASIFSKDFWYGSIMEWSMKNEKFKTNMFRFVDVLPSINSGDEVARHLKEYFAEDGGKLPPVFNVGLGLGSLAPGLMAGAIKKNVVGMAQMFITGENPDEALPVLKKARKNKMTFTVDILGEAILSEKEAQEYTNKYVELVNWLAKDAEKWDEVPQIDRDHEGAMPKVNVSVKMTALYSQIKDTAWDETKKILKDRMRPVFRLGMQKGVFINLDMEQYSVKHLTLEVFTELINEPEFKNYKYFGIVIQAYLRDSFEDCKMLTDFAKTRGTPFWVRLVKGAYWDYETIEAEQRGWPVPVYTNKAESDANYEVCAKYFLENIKYIRPAFASHNVRTIAACMVYAEKLNIPKEALEFQMLYGMAEPIKKTIVDMGYRMREYAPVGELIPGMAYLVRRLLENSSNESWLRGKFADNKTTAELLKDPAQGLTPTSPILPKKPGKFYNEPLLDFAVKADREKMLKALADMKASLPVNVPVVINNKEIRTDKNFDRVNPSESSQVVGKINMASVEHAEQAMQAAQSAYKTWKNVPCEQRAALVDKLADLMVRDKFKLIATQVMEVGKPWAEADGDVAEAIDFCRYYARDMRHLQKPLRVGGLPGELSHYIYKSRGVTAVIAPWNFPLAILAGMVTAAAVTGNTVVMKPAEQSSVVAYGLMKLVQEAGFPAGVINFLPGFGEEVGEHIVNHKFTTTIAFTGSKAVGLHILNRASHVQPGQTHVKRCIIEMGGKNAVIIDNDADLDEAVDGVLYSAFGFSGQKCSAASRVIVLDEVYDRFTDRLVEAAKSISVLAAENPKAYMGPVVDQEAHERIMNTIAENEKTQKLLFKGQAPTNGFFVPPTIFGDVAGDSKLAQNEIFGPVVAVIRAKNLDQALEIANSTEYALTGGVFSRSPANIARVKEEFEVGNLYINRGITGAMVDRHPFGGFKMSGIGSKTGGPDYLKQYMEPAAVTENTLRRGFAPAEE
- a CDS encoding phosphoglycerate mutase family protein encodes the protein MKIYLFRHAQKAMDFSGDPDLTAEGHAQASKLLDKVLKKELPTPTELWVSPKKRTHSTFRPLAQHFDLPLQNTDELLEQQGDENLSEFRSRIQKLFERLAENKKAVVFLCSHYDLVVEALAVVPSDKDFSDSEYSHWSPCQYVGFEVKSDGVFEFIEFKRVHL